From Haloarcula rubripromontorii, one genomic window encodes:
- a CDS encoding Piwi domain-containing protein, with protein sequence MTDEEIRLDETDVSQDLEEYQTYTVVIQVEGAYSNPSQGPGNKKLQYTDGTGTSRYITLWSNSTPEEVYEHDFDRDATYTLSDIRFTTNESSGRVFYNLNATEDTQISRGTPEDSGIGDGTSESDTPNPSSQDTSLDGAPLETKTQSNDGGQEEDTSSLDDEIDDALADVPDPAMTTTGHALTGFASKGRVPPLQIYEYELVTIDGYLPDDEEEALRDTYKARREIIRQHDQPPVVAVVEPLRLVSLDRIDPTSVSLDDFRINHVEDSRQLDYERYEDRRILKDFLETVAKRQLSDDYRTDHGIHKILSQEPIVEKEGFRLHERYNLAFSVTTKGRVYLFIDFRHKIISDYRLDDVDQSRLYRGLRLNVSYRESGKGAYFDELLQAKAQDKLRQLGNQSVVEYHRGAKKVAPTTIDEFEQANNRVVQVTKQGSLNTEAYPQELLVLQPHFENLKSFASEFNSDIQGKTRLSAQRCLERSTTFVEDLDAVPLQDLNVVFDPTPLSESETYSIERLFEKDADILQFGEGQSGDHPKRITSNSVYQPPDEFNVCIIHPNKGPHEDRWENLERILSRIGSEADSVDRYEYNIDDSADAIYGDLIYDIPDDNKYTAACVILPPDGFNLGASDPSDIYHEVKKALRQKRVDSQMAHIDTLGDDNALPNIALGLVAAAGGVPFTAEDSMPGEADLFIGIDVSHRYPKDSDDRVHVAASTTSIYDDGTILGYTSANPQAGEKIPPGKLKDIVRQAIVGYKQERESYPGHIVIHRDGFMNENLGPVKELLEEFSITYDIVEIRKQSPARVLNLQGGQANVPDKGIAALNEKEAHAILASFGKPESQATSQYTGLPQPIQVERKEGTTDIETLTSQVYLLSQSHIGAISATARLPITTYYADRASEAAAEGYLPSTSRLRKNIGFL encoded by the coding sequence ATGACTGACGAAGAAATCCGATTGGACGAGACTGACGTATCGCAAGACCTCGAGGAGTATCAGACGTACACCGTCGTCATTCAGGTCGAGGGCGCGTACAGCAATCCGAGCCAAGGCCCGGGCAACAAGAAGCTACAGTACACGGACGGAACAGGGACAAGCCGGTATATCACCCTCTGGTCGAATAGTACTCCCGAGGAAGTCTATGAACACGACTTCGACCGGGACGCGACATACACGCTCTCGGATATTCGATTCACCACGAATGAATCGAGTGGCCGAGTGTTTTACAACCTGAATGCGACCGAGGATACCCAAATCAGCCGGGGAACGCCCGAAGATAGTGGTATTGGAGATGGTACGTCAGAATCAGACACTCCGAATCCCTCCTCGCAGGATACTTCGCTAGACGGTGCGCCACTCGAGACGAAGACACAGTCAAATGACGGTGGGCAGGAGGAAGATACCTCCTCGCTTGACGATGAAATCGACGACGCTCTCGCAGACGTCCCTGATCCGGCGATGACCACGACCGGACACGCCCTGACCGGCTTTGCGAGTAAGGGACGCGTCCCACCACTACAAATCTATGAGTACGAACTAGTCACGATCGACGGCTATCTTCCGGATGATGAGGAGGAGGCTCTCCGAGACACGTACAAGGCCCGTCGAGAGATTATCCGTCAACACGACCAGCCACCGGTCGTCGCGGTAGTCGAACCGCTCCGGCTTGTCAGTCTCGACCGAATCGACCCTACATCGGTCAGTCTCGACGACTTCCGGATCAACCACGTAGAAGATTCCCGCCAACTCGATTACGAACGCTACGAGGATCGGAGGATCCTCAAGGACTTTCTCGAGACAGTCGCCAAGCGCCAACTGTCCGACGACTACCGCACGGATCACGGTATTCACAAGATACTGTCACAAGAGCCGATCGTAGAGAAGGAAGGTTTCCGGTTACACGAGAGGTATAACCTCGCCTTTTCTGTGACCACTAAGGGACGCGTCTACCTCTTCATCGACTTCCGTCACAAGATTATCTCGGATTACCGGCTCGATGACGTGGATCAGTCGCGGCTGTATCGAGGGCTCCGTTTGAACGTTAGCTATCGAGAATCCGGGAAGGGAGCATATTTCGACGAACTCCTGCAGGCAAAGGCCCAAGACAAACTTCGGCAGTTGGGCAATCAGAGTGTCGTCGAATATCATAGAGGGGCGAAAAAGGTCGCTCCGACAACGATCGATGAATTCGAGCAGGCCAACAATCGTGTCGTGCAGGTCACGAAACAGGGGAGTCTCAACACGGAAGCATATCCCCAAGAGTTGCTCGTTCTCCAGCCGCATTTCGAGAATCTCAAATCATTTGCTTCAGAGTTCAATAGCGACATACAAGGGAAGACTCGGCTGTCCGCACAGCGATGTCTTGAGCGAAGCACCACGTTCGTGGAAGACCTTGACGCGGTTCCGCTGCAGGACTTGAATGTGGTGTTTGATCCAACCCCATTGTCCGAGAGCGAGACATACTCCATCGAACGACTCTTTGAGAAGGACGCTGACATCCTCCAGTTCGGTGAAGGACAGTCGGGTGACCACCCGAAACGAATTACTTCGAATTCGGTCTACCAGCCTCCAGACGAGTTCAACGTCTGTATCATCCATCCAAACAAGGGCCCACACGAAGATCGATGGGAAAATCTCGAGAGGATTCTCTCCCGAATCGGTTCTGAAGCCGACAGTGTCGACCGTTACGAGTACAACATCGATGACAGCGCCGATGCAATCTACGGCGATCTGATTTACGACATCCCGGATGACAACAAGTACACAGCCGCGTGCGTGATTCTTCCACCAGACGGATTCAATCTCGGCGCGAGCGATCCGAGCGACATCTACCACGAGGTGAAGAAAGCACTCCGACAGAAACGTGTCGACAGTCAGATGGCGCACATCGACACGCTTGGCGACGACAACGCTCTCCCGAACATCGCTCTTGGACTCGTTGCAGCCGCCGGTGGCGTTCCGTTTACCGCGGAGGACTCTATGCCCGGGGAGGCAGACCTCTTCATCGGGATTGACGTTTCCCATCGGTACCCGAAGGATAGTGACGATCGCGTTCACGTTGCTGCCTCCACGACGAGCATCTACGACGATGGCACGATTCTCGGCTACACATCCGCGAATCCTCAGGCCGGGGAGAAGATTCCACCCGGCAAGCTCAAGGACATCGTCCGACAGGCTATCGTGGGGTACAAACAGGAACGGGAGTCGTATCCCGGGCACATCGTCATCCACCGTGACGGCTTCATGAACGAGAATCTGGGGCCTGTCAAGGAACTTCTCGAGGAATTTTCGATCACCTACGACATCGTTGAGATCCGGAAGCAGTCACCTGCACGCGTCCTCAACCTACAGGGTGGTCAGGCAAACGTTCCGGACAAAGGAATCGCGGCCCTGAACGAGAAGGAAGCACACGCCATCTTAGCTTCATTCGGAAAACCGGAGTCGCAAGCAACCAGCCAGTACACCGGTCTTCCCCAGCCAATTCAGGTGGAGCGAAAGGAGGGAACTACAGACATCGAAACCCTCACATCACAGGTGTATCTCCTCTCTCAATCTCATATCGGTGCAATCAGCGCGACTGCCCGACTTCCGATAACGACCTATTATGCGGACAGGGCGAGTGAAGCTGCTGCAGAGGGATACCTACCATCGACGTCACGACTCCGGAAGAACATTGGTTTCCTGTAG
- a CDS encoding DUF2797 domain-containing protein, whose amino-acid sequence MSGYQVGLNSFGEKDASYTHQREGYLDHITWYKGRPALQFFGFEHPINCDALIGEDVRITIHEDEVCPSCGADVDLDRGLCSNCAGTPPMTPCIWNPGTECSWRNCPYPEYKRDACAHNFVVYLVAKDKVKVGITRADRRHTRWAEQGATHAIIIGECHNRKVAGLIETQLAEEYPSKADNSWYVPTEQPVEQLVQTAREAATYFPERLKDCYALEGLSTDKVRERIVSVSHRASDVNNEVVSTHSELATGDRQEGRVVGIRGSVIATESFTFNVKRHAGAKITFETTSGLSIPDTDSTHD is encoded by the coding sequence ATGAGCGGTTATCAAGTTGGCCTGAACTCGTTCGGAGAGAAAGATGCTAGTTACACGCACCAGCGCGAGGGGTATCTTGACCACATCACGTGGTACAAAGGGCGACCCGCGTTGCAATTCTTCGGGTTTGAACACCCCATAAACTGCGACGCGCTGATCGGTGAAGACGTTCGCATCACAATTCACGAGGATGAAGTGTGTCCCTCTTGTGGGGCGGACGTCGACCTAGATCGGGGTCTGTGCAGTAACTGCGCAGGGACACCTCCGATGACTCCCTGCATCTGGAATCCGGGCACCGAGTGTTCGTGGCGTAACTGCCCTTACCCCGAGTACAAACGAGACGCGTGTGCCCACAACTTCGTTGTTTATCTCGTCGCCAAGGACAAGGTCAAGGTTGGGATTACTCGCGCTGACCGCCGGCACACACGATGGGCTGAGCAGGGGGCAACCCACGCGATCATCATCGGCGAGTGCCACAATCGGAAGGTCGCCGGGCTCATCGAGACCCAACTCGCCGAGGAGTATCCGAGCAAGGCGGACAACTCGTGGTATGTCCCGACCGAACAGCCGGTCGAGCAACTCGTACAGACCGCCCGTGAAGCAGCTACATACTTCCCTGAACGGCTCAAGGATTGCTACGCGTTAGAGGGACTCTCTACCGACAAAGTCCGGGAACGGATTGTATCGGTTTCTCACCGAGCAAGTGATGTGAATAATGAAGTAGTGTCGACGCACTCGGAGCTGGCTACCGGGGATCGTCAGGAGGGACGTGTAGTCGGCATTCGGGGGAGCGTCATTGCGACCGAATCGTTCACATTCAACGTCAAACGGCACGCTGGAGCGAAAATTACGTTCGAGACGACGAGCGGTCTCTCAATCCCCGACACAGACTCTACTCATGACTGA
- a CDS encoding phospholipase D-like domain-containing protein produces the protein MSDNPNTMLEAEVEFADTGEKATLELATLKRWQNFETYFTEDVRKIRAVTYSESPEMLDSVFADIDVDEMEVVVGDSTKDYRESLRGKEQLAARLERLQREERLQIVLPAINNNEVHSKLYILEHEDGTRTNIVGSPNLSKKAWKSTYQKNVIVVFYTDGGQRLDAVFEEWYEEMRDYGEVFMEDLTERVEELPEEKQEEEVHAWIAGRTTSESEEAEVEQALTERLDEANVRKATIIGDFEEEEADLTVSITDDEEESDVQISQTLQGYENVPNDWKDEFRSLDGSIEGSELRASPGAVSQHAKEKFGAPKMWFTDDDQLVLQTPDDLQLELMREVPDDPERVDAALEQLEEYFEAVDKFGKTAHPVAVKAQMFEAIIWFFWAPFANRYASVYKNRGIDLDKFLPSLYIYGEPGSGKGTLARYAFHMLSDGHVSEPEDGDKLNTTTLRSVRRVDSVFPVVFDDMNPSDIDTEAYLNFRQKHWTGDADFPALAFISNDNLPRSRIQHRAKTLYLDVQFEQTHKTAEYASKLTERSNPLFTWFAQEFRDRDIVIREEDDDTLAEARNVFADLYERAGRELPEYFPERPAEEKYDLGKYLWQDAVDGNLVEFQRRNGKLVAKFDESLSVYSSVREYARSLPNEARASNDGHQVIIKEEDAVEDWFPFDINEGGRGFLSRILS, from the coding sequence ATGAGCGACAATCCCAACACGATGCTGGAAGCGGAGGTGGAGTTCGCCGACACTGGCGAAAAAGCCACGCTCGAGCTGGCGACGCTGAAACGGTGGCAGAACTTCGAGACGTACTTTACGGAAGATGTGCGCAAAATTCGCGCCGTCACCTATTCCGAGTCACCGGAAATGCTCGACAGCGTTTTCGCCGACATTGATGTTGACGAGATGGAAGTCGTGGTCGGCGACAGCACGAAGGACTATCGAGAGTCGCTCCGGGGCAAGGAGCAGCTCGCCGCCCGCCTCGAACGACTCCAGCGCGAGGAACGCCTCCAGATCGTTCTCCCCGCAATCAACAACAACGAGGTACACTCCAAACTCTACATCCTCGAACACGAGGACGGTACACGGACGAACATCGTGGGATCACCGAATCTCAGCAAGAAGGCGTGGAAATCGACTTACCAGAAGAACGTCATCGTTGTCTTCTACACTGATGGCGGCCAACGCCTTGACGCCGTCTTCGAGGAATGGTACGAGGAGATGCGCGATTACGGTGAGGTGTTCATGGAGGATCTCACTGAACGCGTCGAAGAGCTCCCCGAAGAGAAACAGGAAGAAGAAGTTCACGCGTGGATCGCGGGACGGACAACTTCGGAGTCGGAGGAAGCCGAAGTCGAGCAGGCACTCACGGAGCGACTCGATGAGGCGAACGTCCGGAAAGCGACCATCATTGGAGACTTCGAGGAGGAGGAGGCAGACCTCACAGTCTCGATCACAGACGATGAGGAGGAGAGCGACGTCCAGATCTCCCAAACGCTACAGGGGTACGAGAACGTGCCCAACGATTGGAAGGACGAGTTTCGATCGCTCGACGGTTCTATCGAAGGAAGCGAACTTCGAGCGTCCCCCGGTGCGGTCAGTCAGCACGCGAAGGAGAAGTTCGGCGCTCCGAAGATGTGGTTCACCGATGACGATCAGCTGGTGTTGCAGACGCCTGACGACCTTCAGCTTGAGTTGATGCGCGAGGTACCGGACGACCCCGAACGCGTCGACGCGGCACTCGAACAGCTCGAGGAGTACTTTGAGGCCGTGGATAAGTTCGGCAAGACAGCGCATCCGGTGGCCGTAAAGGCACAGATGTTTGAGGCGATCATCTGGTTCTTCTGGGCACCGTTCGCTAATCGTTATGCTAGCGTCTACAAAAACCGCGGTATCGACCTCGACAAATTCCTGCCGAGCCTCTACATCTACGGTGAGCCGGGGAGCGGAAAGGGAACACTCGCACGGTATGCATTCCACATGCTCTCCGACGGTCACGTGTCCGAACCGGAGGACGGAGACAAACTCAACACGACGACGCTTCGTTCCGTACGACGGGTGGACTCGGTGTTCCCGGTCGTCTTCGACGACATGAACCCGAGTGACATCGACACCGAAGCTTACCTCAACTTCCGCCAGAAACACTGGACGGGCGATGCCGACTTCCCCGCACTCGCGTTTATCAGCAACGACAACTTGCCGCGGTCTCGCATTCAGCACCGGGCAAAGACGCTGTATCTGGATGTCCAGTTCGAGCAGACACACAAGACAGCAGAGTACGCGAGCAAGCTGACCGAACGCTCAAACCCGCTGTTCACGTGGTTCGCTCAGGAGTTCCGTGACCGTGACATCGTGATCCGAGAGGAAGACGACGACACGCTCGCGGAGGCACGGAACGTCTTCGCAGATCTGTACGAGCGTGCCGGTCGTGAACTGCCGGAATACTTCCCCGAACGCCCCGCTGAGGAGAAGTATGACCTCGGGAAGTACCTCTGGCAAGACGCCGTCGACGGCAATCTCGTTGAGTTCCAGCGCCGAAACGGTAAGCTAGTCGCCAAGTTTGACGAGTCCCTTAGCGTCTACAGCTCCGTCCGTGAGTACGCTCGAAGCCTCCCGAACGAAGCGCGAGCGAGCAACGACGGACACCAAGTCATCATCAAGGAGGAAGATGCGGTCGAAGATTGGTTCCCCTTCGACATCAACGAAGGTGGCCGCGGATTCCTCTCTCGAATCCTGTCATGA
- a CDS encoding ATP-binding protein — protein MSDSDTDEDFDQFVDRMNDLAEGEDENESDKTDGQDGTVNLEFGGRPQTRGLRTTATTEPLGHVTASEGLSVRRGAHEIIGYIRSDTRDALRLGDYIQIPYPGRENESHAELLTEVIEIGYEQRADIDDKSDIRRGIDGETIDERQYVQAAELDPIAIVEGIDEDDLERSTVDRVPKPFTQIYEATGDAFLQTGLNLPDSGPFVGHLAVGGERHPPDSPLAFQLPDGTGSASTPAIYTHTLVTGSTDAGKTHFTKNLYRQLATDQTYEIPVADDGTEDRLLGMVIVDPEAEYSGLGDDPAPEDLPDDVRQRLDEEGIEVGGINTGACGSHDLQTFAPAVDGKTVPDINNLREFGIPFDLVQSNPELIMPFDPKPPTRAAIRDCIESYFGDDPTPTYEGFIDYLDDNEDRLQTRHDINQNMWRGMTRRVEKSYFTDVFDSGTQSLTDVSNELFQPGRVTIVPVNHLGDPEDMEMRLVVMALLTYIVENKLATDDPDPHVADTPLLLGLDEAHEFLGDTSTVQTRSIVQSFRRIAKRGRKYNLGLALVTQEPTDIDDQIRSQLRTRIYLQLEEEIGEDIPIPGRYAPEDLATFSQGQAVIKAPNVRPVEIRGLDYPVVRHD, from the coding sequence ATGAGTGACAGCGACACCGACGAGGACTTCGACCAGTTCGTCGACCGAATGAACGACCTTGCAGAGGGCGAGGACGAGAACGAATCGGACAAGACCGATGGACAAGACGGAACCGTCAACCTCGAATTCGGAGGGAGGCCCCAGACCCGGGGGCTCCGAACGACTGCGACGACCGAGCCGCTAGGGCACGTCACTGCCAGCGAGGGGCTCAGCGTCCGCCGCGGCGCTCACGAGATCATCGGCTACATTCGAAGTGACACGCGGGACGCCCTTCGCCTCGGCGACTACATCCAGATCCCGTACCCGGGTAGAGAAAACGAGTCTCACGCTGAACTCCTCACCGAGGTCATCGAAATCGGCTACGAACAGCGCGCAGACATCGATGATAAGTCGGACATCCGTAGGGGGATCGATGGCGAGACAATCGACGAGCGCCAATACGTGCAGGCCGCCGAACTCGATCCCATCGCAATTGTGGAGGGCATAGACGAGGACGACCTCGAGCGGTCAACGGTCGACCGCGTTCCGAAGCCATTTACGCAGATCTACGAAGCCACCGGAGACGCGTTCCTGCAGACTGGCCTGAACCTTCCCGACAGTGGCCCGTTCGTCGGCCACCTTGCTGTGGGCGGGGAACGACACCCCCCGGACAGCCCACTAGCCTTCCAACTGCCCGACGGGACGGGGAGCGCGTCGACGCCCGCGATCTATACGCACACGCTCGTGACTGGGTCGACGGACGCTGGGAAGACCCATTTCACCAAGAATCTATACCGGCAACTGGCGACTGACCAGACCTATGAAATCCCCGTTGCGGACGACGGCACCGAAGATCGGCTACTGGGAATGGTCATTGTTGATCCCGAAGCCGAGTACAGTGGCCTCGGTGACGATCCCGCCCCGGAAGACCTCCCGGACGACGTTCGCCAGCGCCTTGACGAGGAGGGAATCGAAGTTGGAGGTATTAACACAGGGGCTTGCGGATCGCACGATCTCCAGACGTTCGCCCCAGCCGTAGATGGGAAAACGGTACCTGACATCAACAATCTCCGCGAGTTCGGCATCCCGTTTGACCTTGTTCAGTCGAACCCCGAACTCATCATGCCGTTCGATCCCAAGCCTCCGACGCGTGCGGCTATCCGTGATTGCATCGAATCGTACTTCGGTGATGATCCGACGCCCACGTACGAAGGCTTCATCGACTACCTTGACGACAACGAGGATCGCCTCCAGACTCGCCACGACATCAACCAGAATATGTGGCGGGGGATGACTCGCCGGGTCGAGAAGAGCTATTTCACCGACGTTTTCGACTCGGGCACCCAGTCGCTCACCGATGTCTCGAACGAGTTATTCCAGCCGGGTCGCGTCACGATTGTCCCGGTGAACCACCTCGGCGACCCCGAAGACATGGAGATGCGGCTGGTTGTGATGGCGCTGCTGACCTACATCGTGGAGAACAAGCTCGCCACGGACGACCCCGATCCACACGTCGCTGATACGCCGCTCTTGCTCGGTCTTGACGAAGCCCACGAGTTCCTCGGCGACACGTCGACCGTGCAAACCCGCTCGATCGTCCAGTCGTTCCGGAGAATCGCCAAGCGTGGCCGCAAATACAACCTCGGCCTCGCGCTGGTGACGCAGGAGCCAACTGACATCGACGACCAGATTCGCTCACAGTTGCGGACGCGCATATACCTCCAGCTCGAGGAGGAAATAGGAGAGGACATCCCGATTCCCGGTCGGTATGCTCCTGAGGATCTTGCGACGTTCTCGCAGGGGCAGGCGGTGATTAAGGCGCCGAACGTCCGGCCGGTCGAGATTCGTGGACTCGACTACCCCGTGGTACGACACGACTGA
- a CDS encoding DNA double-strand break repair nuclease NurA: MVSHDAVSALEEVFRFIDENADGDDDIPNARELFRGYMARDGGEIDTLEPPRVYRESAAELADGALFDCWYGVDASTVPSKKFRNGMVASAAVASGGALGDCDESVEELETLTAAVHADFEDVDSPVDLIDGDVSLTLVPVEEAPARSELDRWVGASARVPAECWHSKRLADVIDGPLFLDGSLYPMSVLPFVNMTRTSRSADAAIEFEEIEKMGVAASAIQSRLDAIDTLASRGLPTLGFAKTLRSDDVVAALTAKTDALDDSPRIPWDDDSQFISSLLADSEPDHLTFTSWLVRSNQRVYGNDVEPLGGFQMAEDREPRDFRRAFFFVRLPDDIVLRVEAPLMLVDSREDRLRLQQLALAHIAEAGDVPFAVKRADDRARISREARRHLVSLIRGTEEVGDYNTDRRWGFGGGPSLAREPDIVASDDSGTSNGREATDSSTEQSTDSTEPTTKL; the protein is encoded by the coding sequence ATGGTCTCGCACGACGCCGTCTCCGCGCTTGAAGAGGTGTTCCGCTTCATCGACGAGAATGCCGATGGAGACGACGACATTCCGAATGCACGAGAGCTATTCCGCGGCTATATGGCGCGTGATGGAGGCGAGATTGATACCCTTGAGCCCCCACGCGTCTACCGCGAATCGGCGGCGGAACTCGCCGATGGCGCGCTCTTCGACTGCTGGTACGGCGTCGATGCCAGCACGGTACCGTCCAAGAAATTCCGCAACGGAATGGTGGCTTCGGCCGCCGTGGCTAGCGGCGGGGCCCTCGGCGACTGCGATGAGAGCGTTGAAGAACTGGAGACCCTGACGGCGGCCGTTCACGCCGATTTCGAGGATGTCGACTCACCGGTCGACCTGATTGACGGCGACGTAAGCCTCACGCTCGTTCCCGTTGAGGAGGCGCCCGCCCGGAGCGAACTCGACCGATGGGTCGGCGCCTCGGCACGCGTCCCCGCCGAGTGCTGGCACAGCAAGCGACTAGCGGATGTGATTGACGGCCCCCTCTTCCTCGATGGGAGCCTCTATCCAATGTCTGTGCTCCCGTTCGTCAATATGACGCGGACGAGTCGCAGTGCGGACGCCGCGATCGAATTTGAGGAGATCGAGAAAATGGGGGTCGCCGCCTCTGCCATCCAGTCTCGTCTCGACGCGATCGACACGTTAGCCAGCCGAGGTCTGCCAACACTCGGGTTCGCTAAGACGCTCCGCTCCGATGATGTCGTGGCTGCGCTGACCGCAAAGACAGACGCTCTCGACGACTCGCCACGTATCCCGTGGGATGACGATTCCCAGTTCATCTCGTCCCTACTAGCGGACAGCGAGCCCGACCACCTGACGTTCACGTCGTGGCTCGTTCGCTCTAACCAGCGCGTCTACGGGAACGATGTCGAGCCGCTCGGTGGCTTCCAGATGGCGGAGGATCGCGAACCACGGGATTTCCGGCGAGCGTTCTTCTTCGTTCGGCTACCCGACGATATTGTCCTCCGCGTTGAGGCTCCGCTGATGTTGGTGGACTCGAGAGAGGATCGGCTACGTCTCCAGCAGCTCGCACTGGCCCACATCGCGGAGGCCGGAGACGTACCGTTCGCCGTGAAGAGGGCCGACGACCGGGCACGAATCTCCCGCGAGGCCCGCCGCCACCTCGTCAGCCTTATTCGAGGCACCGAGGAGGTCGGTGACTACAATACGGACAGGCGATGGGGTTTCGGCGGCGGCCCCAGCCTTGCGAGAGAGCCAGACATCGTTGCCTCGGATGACTCGGGGACATCCAACGGACGGGAAGCAACCGACTCCTCCACCGAACAGTCAACTGACAGCACGGAACCTACTACCAAACTATGA